The nucleotide window AACGTAGAAAATTGAGGAATAATAGAGTATTTGATATTCCAACTTGTAAAACAGATCATTACAAGaagtcttttattattagccatcTTCATTGAATTAGTGTATTTCCAATTATTCAAGTGTTTTTATATTCACAATATATTATTTTTACATTATAGACATATTTATTACAGTAATGGTATTTTTATTGCACGTAATTCAGTTGAAAGACTGCAAGGTGTATATTTTTAATAAACGTtgcatctatctatctatctatctatctatttatctatctatctatctatctatttatctatatatctatctatctatcactACATAACATTAGAACCATGATCGGCTTGAAAAGTAAAGTCGTGCTTCAAAGCAACcaacaaaaatgaataaaatagacCAACTTAGATACAGAATAGGGTTGAAACTTGACAAAGACATGCATATAAAACATACTAACAACGTTATTAATTTTCTCATAAATTAAAGCAAATTAAAGAGCACTTCTAAGATTTGTCAGAACGTCATTAAGCACAAAAGCTTGCACCATAATCCATCTTAATGTGGACAGATACCTGAGAATGTTATTAATATGAGAATATTAATGGGAAAATGTGTGCAAAAACCTACTCAATCCAAGTTACCCAGAATTTACCTGGAGCAGCTGGGAGTTCAGTGGCAGGAACATTTGGCAAACTGGTAGGTGCAACAATTTGCAGTAAATCTTCATCCAATCCTTCTTGTTCTAATTCTTCAAGCTCATTCAAGAGTTCATCCTgagcaaataaaataagaatAAAACTATTTAGAACAGAAATAGCTATACTCAGTGCTCATCATAGGCCCACTATAATAATTACTGAATTTTTCATCCTAGATATAAGACTGATTTCCAGGACAAAAATTAGTAAAAGagttaaaaaacaacaatgacGATGTTTGTCTGAGCACTTGGCAAAGATTCACCACAATGTGGCAGTTTGTGCTTACTTTAGAGACATTGTCCAAACAATGAAGAGAAAACCAGATTTTGTGCAGGATTTTGCCAACACCTGAAATTTGGgctcttttctttgaaaatttaacGCAGATCTATGACTTATGTCCCACAGAGTTATTGGATGATCAAGGCTTATGTAACAGGGTATTAACGCTTTAAATTATGGTAAAGTTCTCTATGAGGCACACTTGAAGTATGAACTTATTCCAATACAGCTACACCGTATGGTATTGTTTCAAGAGTCTTAGTCAAGGTCCCTCAAAGGTGGTTATTACAACTACCTATCAAACTTGGCCTCAAGGAACAAAAAACTAAAACAGTTTGGTGATCACAATAATTAACAACAAGTATGCACAACTTTCCACAAGTTTTGATAAAAGGTAAATTGCCATTTCAAGATAAAGCAGACTCTGTAGGCACATGAAAATCCAACTCACCTCATCATAGTCCACTGCAAAGGCAGCAGGTTCTGAAATAGCCCTTGAAATTTCATCAGCTAACTCAGTCTGCTCCTGAATGTCGTCCATCATCTCATGCACATCGTCAACgtcactatagcaacaaaataccaaagatGCAGAATTAAGAAAATTATaggaattaaaaaaatgaaaagatataATGCCCTTTCGCGTCCAAGGgctttagacagagtaaaatcttttgtgtccaaggggttccccattgacgagtaaaatcgtctggccttagacagagtaaaatctataagtgccctgagcgctcatgcggcagttaaggggttaaaagtTTCCAAAAAGGCATAGAGCAGTTTTTGACTATCTGAAATAACTATGTGATTATGGCTCAGAAAATACTGTGCCAAGTGTTTCTGAGCAATGCTTTGTTGCGTTATATACTTCTACATGCAACAACAGCATTAATGTAGTGTCATGGCATCAAGAGGCCTTGTTTAGTTGTGTGAGCACTTCCACCAATGTGAGACAAATTGTTCAATTCCCAGATGCGATAGCATGTGGATGGAGTTGAGTTTGTTGATCTTCACTCTGCTCAGAGTTGTTTCTCTCTGCGATTTGAGGTTTACCACTCAAATCAAAAGGGGTCATTTTGTTTGCAGCCTACGCATTTGGTGGAAAACCTTTTGAATTGCGCTGTGATTGCTTGTTGATGATAGTCAATTCTGGtgtattacaataataatattattaacaatcACACAGGATTGAGAATTTTAACTATGATGCACcacttaacaaatagattccatgttgccatgtgtctgttcagtaataatagatgacttcaaaatgtggtaaaaacCAAAAAGGTGACATACGGGGTaaagccgagtgtgtcactgatgctcttaccacattttgacatcctctgtgatctattactgaacagacgcatggCAACACGGCATctgtttgttttatataataaaaaattaaaatatatagaaaaaaaatgcctttttatttctaATTTCGCCGCTTTGACAGAaatgaaaatagcactgacttgatctaatgtctatacaaaatgaagcgaactgattggttgctatgcttagcaaagaattgtgattggttcaaattcaaaaaattagaaaaaaaacttgaattgagtGCTGTTATCATCTATGCATCTGTCCTCGAATAGATCACAggcaagaaccaatcaaaatgcgagaataacttgggttattatataaacatgAATAGCAGACATCAACTCATCAATGCATCCTGTTTGACCATGATGAAAACATTCAGATTGCAGACACCATGAGGCAACCAAAAGCAGTGGCTCATAAAACTTTCCTTTTTATATTTCACTTTAAATCTGTACACTAAGAGAAACAATGTGTTAATGTCATTGTTGGGATTAAATGTAATAAAGTGTACTCACAGTTGCTGATGGGCTGATTTAAGTGCTTTTGCAGCGTAAGACATATTATTGAGCACTTCTGTATTGGTGTTCGCATTTTCCAGTGCTTCTCTTTGAAACTCGATTGTTGACAATGTCCCATCTATCTGCTGAAGTTGCTTTTCGAGTCTCTTTTTCCTCTTCAATGCCATCAGGGCAGCTACAACCGTGTCACATAACATCAGAACTGATTTCACTAAATCATTACAGCGCACTGTGTTTGGTGTTTGGGTAAACAGCCGCTTCTATTACGGACTTCTTTAATGT belongs to Acropora muricata isolate sample 2 chromosome 9, ASM3666990v1, whole genome shotgun sequence and includes:
- the LOC136929271 gene encoding charged multivesicular body protein 4b-like yields the protein MWKIFGGKNKEQPPTTQEAIQKLRSTEDMLTKKSEFLEKKIDAETDTARKHGLKNKRAALMALKRKKRLEKQLQQIDGTLSTIEFQREALENANTNTEVLNNMSYAAKALKSAHQQLDVDDVHEMMDDIQEQTELADEISRAISEPAAFAVDYDEDELLNELEELEQEGLDEDLLQIVAPTSLPNVPATELPAAPAKSKAKQEDDDLRELEAWAN